The Methanoregula boonei 6A8 genome has a window encoding:
- a CDS encoding PEGA domain-containing protein — MKTKEIILILVLTLCLVAVVPVTFGDNTSVTYPLTPVITDVTTEPTFMPTVTSPVTEPTTIPTTVETTSMPGQDQGWIDVYCNVDGSQVYFNNILEGTTAGGILSVQVSVSGTPVQTITVTQSGYTTWTGRPSSMPSPGGHVTVYATINPLTTIPTTIPTTVPPVSTGAIYAQSNPAGAAIYMNGNFYGYSPLTIPNLGPGTYSMKATLSGYTPDTTLVNVYAGQTAPYYPTLQQSPQPRPTGSVSVTSTPNHAAVYIDGSYYGVTPLTVTLYPGTHQFVLKYSGYNDYTTNVVVYAGQTQALPVSMSTATQGTVVITSIPGATVYIDSNAVGTISSSGSLTLAGINMGNHIFKVTATGYNTWLNTVYIQANTVNTISAPLTPQGVSPTPVQPTGSLAISSSPSGAETYVDNLYRGTTPLTVTDLASGDHLVRLSESGYVDYTTTTTVTAGQLMPLALTLTAAPTPTPTPVPAPGSAQVLCILATLAGICGYMRRRC; from the coding sequence GTGAAAACAAAAGAGATTATCCTTATACTGGTGCTCACGCTCTGCCTGGTTGCTGTTGTCCCTGTTACTTTCGGGGACAACACTTCCGTGACCTATCCGCTGACACCGGTGATCACGGATGTTACCACAGAACCCACGTTTATGCCCACGGTAACCTCACCGGTCACGGAACCAACAACCATACCGACCACCGTTGAAACGACCAGTATGCCGGGACAAGACCAGGGCTGGATTGATGTATACTGTAATGTCGACGGGTCCCAAGTCTATTTTAACAATATTCTAGAGGGAACAACGGCCGGGGGCATCCTGTCTGTACAAGTGTCTGTATCGGGAACCCCGGTCCAAACGATCACTGTTACCCAGTCCGGGTATACCACCTGGACCGGCCGGCCATCCTCCATGCCGTCACCGGGCGGGCACGTCACGGTCTATGCAACCATAAACCCCCTCACCACCATCCCCACTACAATTCCCACTACTGTTCCCCCGGTTTCGACCGGCGCGATCTATGCCCAGTCAAATCCCGCAGGTGCAGCAATCTACATGAACGGGAACTTCTATGGGTACTCCCCCCTAACCATCCCCAACCTCGGACCGGGCACGTATTCGATGAAGGCCACGTTATCCGGTTATACCCCGGATACAACGCTGGTCAACGTGTATGCCGGGCAGACCGCTCCCTATTACCCGACACTCCAGCAGTCGCCCCAGCCCCGTCCGACCGGTTCGGTTAGTGTGACCTCAACACCTAATCATGCAGCGGTCTACATCGATGGGTCGTATTACGGGGTGACTCCGCTTACGGTCACCCTCTATCCAGGTACCCACCAATTCGTGCTCAAGTATTCAGGATATAACGACTATACTACAAATGTTGTTGTCTACGCCGGCCAAACCCAGGCCCTTCCGGTCTCGATGTCAACGGCCACCCAGGGAACCGTTGTGATCACGTCGATCCCGGGTGCGACGGTATACATTGACAGCAACGCAGTGGGCACAATTAGTTCCTCCGGGAGTCTCACGCTTGCCGGTATCAACATGGGCAACCACATCTTCAAGGTGACCGCAACGGGATACAATACGTGGCTCAATACCGTCTATATCCAGGCAAACACGGTCAACACGATCTCCGCACCCCTGACTCCACAGGGAGTCTCCCCGACGCCGGTCCAGCCAACAGGGAGTCTGGCAATCTCATCGTCCCCGTCAGGTGCGGAAACCTACGTGGATAATCTCTACCGGGGTACCACCCCGCTCACCGTAACCGATCTCGCATCGGGTGATCACCTGGTCCGGCTCTCGGAATCAGGCTACGTTGATTATACCACTACAACTACAGTAACAGCAGGTCAACTCATGCCGCTTGCGCTCACGCTGACCGCTGCCCCCACCCCAACTCCGACTCCAGTCCCGGCACCCGGGAGCGCACAGGTACTCTGCATTCTCGCTACCCTGGCAGGAATCTGCGGGTACATGAGGAGGAGATGCTGA